The genome window ACTTCAGACCCTTACCAGATACCGGCTATACTTACAGAGCAGCCCATAGATGTGGTATTGCTGGATATGAACTATAGCGCTGGAGCTACCTCAAGCAAAGAAGGCCTGCACTGGCTGAAGCAGATAAAACAGCTTGACCCCAGTGTTACGGTTATACTTATGACCGCCTACGGCGACATAGAACTGGCGGTACGGGCGCTAAAAGAAGGTGCATCCGATTTTGTACTGAAACCCTGGAGAAACGAAAAACTTGTAGCTATACTTAAAACAGCCTGCCAGCATCGTCAGGAGCAACCTCTACCTTCAGTTGCAAAATCATCTCATTATAAAACCTTCCATTATGGGGAGTTTATAGGTACTTCGCCGGTTATGCAGCGGGTATACCAGACCATAGAGAAAGTTGCCGCTACCGACGCAAATGTGCTTATACTTGGTGAGAACGGAACAGGCAAGGAAGTAGCTGCCAGAGCCCTACACCAGCGATCAAAAAGAGCAAATCATGCCTTCGAAAAAGTGGATCTGGGTGCTGTAAGCGAAACATTGTTTGAAAGCGAGTTGTTTGGCCATGCCAAAGGAGCCTTTACCGATGCCAAAGAAGACCGGATAGGCAGAATAGAAGCAGCTAATGGCGGTACATTGTTTCTGGATGAAATCGGTAACTTATCGTTGGCGCTCCAGGCAAAGCTACTGTCAGTGCTGCAAAACCGCCAGGTGATCAGGCTGGGTACTAACAAGCCACGGCCCATTGATATCCGGTTGATTTGCGCTACCAATATGCCGCTTTACGACATGGTAAAACAGGGTACCTTCCGCCAGGATCTGCTTTACCGCATTAATACCGTTGAGATACAATTACCGCCACTGCGCGAGCGACGCGAAGATATAAAACTACTCGCCGAGCATTTTCTGGAAATATACAGTCAGAAGTATAACCGCCCTGAACTAGGTATAAGCAAAGAAACGCTTCGTCGTCTGTCAGAATATCGCTGGCCGGGTAACATTCGTGAACTGGACCATGCGCTGGAGCGTGCTGTTATACTTTGCGATGGCAACGAACTGCAAGCTGATGACTTTTATTTTGCACCGGGCGTAGATGGCATTCAGGTTTCCGATAAAGTACAGCATAGTGGGCAGGGGATATCAGAAGGCGATCATACGCTGGAAGAGCTTGAGAAAATGATGGTGCAGAAAGTGCTTGTAAAACACTCCGGCAACATTACGCACGCTGCTAAAGAACTAGGTATAACCCGCACTGCACTTTATCGCCGCATCGAGAAACATGGTCTTTAATCATTTCAGGGTCAGGTTGCTAGTACAGGTTTGCCTGGCTATGCTCAGTATGGTGGCCCTGATTGTGGTATTGTTCCGCACCGATTGGTACATTACTGCTTTCTGCCTGGGGGTGCTGCTTACGTTGCAGTTATATGGCCTGATACACTTTGTAGAACGCACCAATCGCGACATCACCAGCTTTCTGGAATCTATCCGGCAATCTGATTTTACACAGCGCTTTCCCGAAAAAGGGGGTAATCCGACCTTCAGCCATCTGTACCATTCTTTTAACGAGATATCTGATTCCTTCCTGAAGATAAAAGCTGAAAAGCAGGCGCATTATTTATACCTGCAAGCCATCGTAGAACACATAGGCATTGGTATACTTTCTTTTGATGAGAGCGGAAATGTACTGCTGCTAAACCACGTGGCTAAAGAGCAACTCAGCCTGCCTCACCTGACAAATATCAAAGCGCTAGACAGGGTAAGCAAGCAACTTCTGGATGTATTGCAGCGGATTACGAACAACGAGAAAGCACTGGTTACGCTACATCATAATCACGATCAGTTGCTGCTATCAGTACATGCCACGGTGCTGGTATCGCAGGGGAAAAGTATAAAGATCATATCGCTGCATAACATACAGGCCGAACTGGAAGAGCAGGAAGTGCAGACCTGGCAGAAAATGATACGCGTGCTGACACATGAAATAATGAACTCGGTAACGCCGGTTATCTCGCTTACATCTACAGTTACAGGCATACTGGAAGAAGAAATAAAAGCAAAACAGGCAGGCTGTGAGTTTAGTGACGAAGCCCTGGAAGATATTCAGGATGGCTTGAAAACAATAGAGCGCCGCGCTACAGGTATGCTGCACTTTGTGAAGAATTATCGCAGACTGATGCGCCTGCCATTGCCCGAACTACAGGACGTAAGTATAAATGAACTGCTTCGCGATGTGCACACCCTGATGAAGCCAGATTTTGAGAAAGAACATGTAGCCCTCGCTGTATACTTGCCAACCTCTGATATAACCCTGCAGGCAGACCCCGAACAACTGGAACAGGTACTGATAAATTTACTGAAAAATGCCATGGAAGCCTGCCGGCAAAGTAAAGCTCCGCAGGTAGAAGTGGTTGCGTATGCTGATGATAACAACAAGTATAAAGTTCGGATAGAGGTGCGTGATAACGGCTCAGGCATCCCGGATGATGTACTCGACAGGTTGTTTATACCTTTCTACACTACAAAAAGACAAGGGTCCGGTATTGGCCTGAGTTTGTCTAAACAGATCATGCGCCAGCACGGCGGCAGTATAAGAGTGAATAGCAAAGCCGGCGGACCAACGGTGTTTACGTTGCAGTTGTAGCTTACTGGTAATGAAGCAAAGTATAAAGTGTTTAATCAGCAGAGAATAAAGGGTATTAACCAACTATGATGCAGGTACAGGATCTGAGATTAAGGAAGATGTGCTTCCATTCTTCAACTTCACGAATAACTTACATGCTGAAAATCAATTGCTACACCTGCTGCATACCGTACCCGAAACAGAAATTGAAGTAGCGGAACGTACTGCCATTATCAGAGGAATGATTGGAAACTGGGCTATACTTGAACAGTTTACTTATCGC of Pontibacter deserti contains these proteins:
- a CDS encoding sigma-54-dependent transcriptional regulator, translated to MSKIACQILIVDDEEDILTAGRLLLKQHFTYVKTTSDPYQIPAILTEQPIDVVLLDMNYSAGATSSKEGLHWLKQIKQLDPSVTVILMTAYGDIELAVRALKEGASDFVLKPWRNEKLVAILKTACQHRQEQPLPSVAKSSHYKTFHYGEFIGTSPVMQRVYQTIEKVAATDANVLILGENGTGKEVAARALHQRSKRANHAFEKVDLGAVSETLFESELFGHAKGAFTDAKEDRIGRIEAANGGTLFLDEIGNLSLALQAKLLSVLQNRQVIRLGTNKPRPIDIRLICATNMPLYDMVKQGTFRQDLLYRINTVEIQLPPLRERREDIKLLAEHFLEIYSQKYNRPELGISKETLRRLSEYRWPGNIRELDHALERAVILCDGNELQADDFYFAPGVDGIQVSDKVQHSGQGISEGDHTLEELEKMMVQKVLVKHSGNITHAAKELGITRTALYRRIEKHGL
- a CDS encoding sensor histidine kinase encodes the protein MVFNHFRVRLLVQVCLAMLSMVALIVVLFRTDWYITAFCLGVLLTLQLYGLIHFVERTNRDITSFLESIRQSDFTQRFPEKGGNPTFSHLYHSFNEISDSFLKIKAEKQAHYLYLQAIVEHIGIGILSFDESGNVLLLNHVAKEQLSLPHLTNIKALDRVSKQLLDVLQRITNNEKALVTLHHNHDQLLLSVHATVLVSQGKSIKIISLHNIQAELEEQEVQTWQKMIRVLTHEIMNSVTPVISLTSTVTGILEEEIKAKQAGCEFSDEALEDIQDGLKTIERRATGMLHFVKNYRRLMRLPLPELQDVSINELLRDVHTLMKPDFEKEHVALAVYLPTSDITLQADPEQLEQVLINLLKNAMEACRQSKAPQVEVVAYADDNNKYKVRIEVRDNGSGIPDDVLDRLFIPFYTTKRQGSGIGLSLSKQIMRQHGGSIRVNSKAGGPTVFTLQL